The genomic stretch CCCACCCGTCTCACCATGGACTCGGGCTATACCCCTCGCTGCACCAATAGCTATTCTTAGCCGTGTTTCCCAATCCAAAGGCGCCCTATTTTCCCCCGTTTTCCCTGCACAGTTAAGGGGGTAAAGGGGTTTGGCTGTTAAATCTTAGATACTTTTAGTCCCTCCGAGTTTACAATTAGATGATTAACCTTTTTTCTTCCTGGCAATCATTAAAAAGCCTACTCGAGAACACAGCtgctaaaaatattaaaaaaggaACACGGGAAATTATTGGTTGGTTTTTCAGTTTTTGCAGTTCATGGAACCtaaattaatcaaatggatggaaTAGCATAAAGGCAAGGAATGAGAGGAAGGTGACAATAAATTAGGTGATGGAATGTAGAGACAAACATAAACCTATTTATCTTCACAGGAAATTTCTGGCTGTCCCAACATATATGCTGAACCACATGTTTGAACAACCCAATTCATTATTTACATTCTACTTTCTAGGACCAAATACCTACCCAAAACTGGAAAAGGACCTCTCATCTCACTTGTAGCAGAGCAATGGTGCTTATGACAAAAGGCATATATGTCCAATTGGTTAGGTCTTCCCTTTAAAATTGCCACGTTTTAGTACAGCGACTGAtagatttcttcttcctctAAATCCAATTTCATATTCCCAAGTCTACAGGCATTAACAGATAAACATAACATAGTATACACCGACCGATTTCATATTTGAATGtgtgaaattaattaaaattacagAGGTGGAGTAAAGCAAGCATACCATGGAGCATTTCAGCGACGCTTCCCTGGGTGAAGTAGTCAGAAACGATGAGCTTCTCGTCTTTGGAATAGTAATATGCTCTAAGCTCAACCACGTTTTCGTGTTTTATGTTCCCCACGAGCTCCATCTGCTGCTCGAATTCCTTCTTCCCGACGCCCACTTCCTTCAACCTCTTCACCACCACCGTGATTGCGTCCTCCAGTATCGCCTTATAAGTCATCCCAAACGTTCCCTTCCCGAGCACCTCAGCAGAGGCTCTCAACAGGTCCTCCAAATCAAACACGTAATTACTACCCTCGAAGAAAACCAACCTATTGTTGGCATCTTGGCTCCTCGAAACCGCCTTCTCGGGCGACATATCCCCCTTCTCCAACTTCCCCAAGAACGCCTCCTCGTGCTGTCTTCTAAGACAACAAACGAGCAACAGAAAACCGAATCCTAGCGCCCCAACCACACTCACACCAACCACAATCCCAAGCAACACCTTCTCACTCAATTTCCCAGGATTCTTGGATTTGGGAATTGGGTGTTGGGGCAGAGAAACAGGGGAACTTGAAACAACATAAGACACATTGTTTCCCACAAAAACACTCCCGGGAAACCGTTGGAGTGAGTTGGGCACAGTACCAGTAAGATTATTGTAAGACAAATTGAGAAACTGCAAACTAGGTAAATTCAAGTCAGGGATTTGTCCAGAGATTGAGTTATTAGCAAGATTAAGAGAGGTGAGCTTGCTCAACCCAGAAACTGAAAAGGGAATGCTACCATTGAACCTATTGTTAGACAAATTAACACTGGTGAGATTCTTCCAAACCGAGAAATCCAAAGGCAAAGGGCCAGAGAAATTGTTGAACTGCAAGTAAAGATAAGACAAGTTCTTCAAGTTAACAAAATCTAGAGGGAAGTTCCCAGAAATACCATTGGATCTGAGGCTCAAGATCTGCAATGCTGACAAACGGCCGATAGTATTGGCAGGAATTGGGCCGTGAAATCCCACCCCGGGCAGCCTCAATGCCACCACTCTAGACCCATCTTCACTGCACCCCACTCCAGTCCAGTTCATGCAAACTGAGACCTCCTCATTCCAGTTCAGAGATCTTAAATGCCGAAGATTGTTCACAAAGTCCAGCAACGCTTGCT from Ipomoea triloba cultivar NCNSP0323 chromosome 12, ASM357664v1 encodes the following:
- the LOC115999873 gene encoding probable inactive receptor kinase At4g23740, giving the protein MKGLSVLFVAVLLVAARGGFSLVESDKQALLDFVNNLRHLRSLNWNEEVSVCMNWTGVGCSEDGSRVVALRLPGVGFHGPIPANTIGRLSALQILSLRSNGISGNFPLDFVNLKNLSYLYLQFNNFSGPLPLDFSVWKNLTSVNLSNNRFNGSIPFSVSGLSKLTSLNLANNSISGQIPDLNLPSLQFLNLSYNNLTGTVPNSLQRFPGSVFVGNNVSYVVSSSPVSLPQHPIPKSKNPGKLSEKVLLGIVVGVSVVGALGFGFLLLVCCLRRQHEEAFLGKLEKGDMSPEKAVSRSQDANNRLVFFEGSNYVFDLEDLLRASAEVLGKGTFGMTYKAILEDAITVVVKRLKEVGVGKKEFEQQMELVGNIKHENVVELRAYYYSKDEKLIVSDYFTQGSVAEMLHGKTGENRAPLDWETRLRIAIGAARGIARVHGETGGKLVHGNIKSSNIFLNSKQYGCISDVGLSAIMSSLAPPVARAAGYRAPEVVDTRKAAHPSDVYSFGVLLLELLTGKSPVHTTSGDEIIHLVRWVHSVVREEWTAEVFDVKLLKIPDIEEEMVEMLQIALSCVVRMPDQRPKMPEVVKMIEGVRRNDHLENRKSSENGASRLSPSLIEAECS